A genomic window from Hyla sarda isolate aHylSar1 chromosome 10, aHylSar1.hap1, whole genome shotgun sequence includes:
- the LOC130293814 gene encoding uncharacterized protein LOC130293814, with amino-acid sequence MCLRRFVLFLSAIAATGSGLQCFICSDFNTDSCTFLISVASCPNGNVCASRYRISIIGELGLVFQNFDRFCAHPSECNATGTFRTDGSTLERMATTCCSTDLCTPEKPIAPDESSEPNGLQCNSPVACMGDETMCLLETTKKTSGSVTVTTTQSGCASKGFCYLENSDSTSGTVREEITYSCTPASGAPYNPSPTALIVLSPLLSVITVVFQYNKCNL; translated from the exons gTTCTGGTTTGCAGTGTTTTATTTGTTCGGACTTCAACACAGATTCCTGTACCTTCCTTATCTCTGTTGCCTCCTGCCCCAATGGAAATGTTTGCGCCTCTCGGTATAGGATATCTATAATAG GCGAATTGGGGTTGGTCTTCCAGAATTTTGATAGATTCTGTGCTCATCCAAGTGAATGTAATGCGACTGGGACATTCCGAACAGACGGCAGTACTTTGGAGAGGATGGCGACGACATGCTGTTCTACAGATCTATGTACACCAGAAAAACCCATAG CACCAGATGAGAGTTCAGAGCCCAATGGATTACAATGTAACTCACCCGTGGCCTGTATGGGAGATGAGACCATGTGCCTTCTTGAAACTACAAAAAAAacctcag GTTCCGTGACTGTAACTACAACACAAAGCGGATGTGCCTCCAAAGGATTCTGCTATTTAGAAAACTCAGATTCCACGTCTGGTACTGTGCGCGAAGAAATTACGTATTCATGCACTCCGGCTAGTGGAGCTCCATATAATCCATCACCTACAGCACTAATAGTACTGTCACCTCTACTGTCAGTCATTACGGTTGTATTTCAGTATAATAAATGCAACTTGTAA